Proteins encoded by one window of Juglans regia cultivar Chandler chromosome 15, Walnut 2.0, whole genome shotgun sequence:
- the LOC108993133 gene encoding probable beta-1,4-xylosyltransferase IRX9H isoform X1 — protein MASIRRALSPYDDQPYHNGESPYSPKLFPSSRYSSPLNEFAARFWRFLGYPPRKGQHSWRRAFYRCLFFFFLGFLLGLTTFGHVDDDGSSRPDFFEITPPLVNVHRSDVVDREASEANRLSVGLREASESNSLFVGEREASESNSLSVGEVSFEGRMKSDLVPMKQLIVVTPTHGRALQAYFLSRLGQVLRLVPPPLLWIVVETNSASMETAEILRKTGVMYRHLVCANNSTNVKDRGVHQRNAGLEHIERHRLDGIVYFADDDNIYSLQLFHSLREIGRFGTWPVAMLEQSKNKTILEGPVCNGSQVIGWHTNVKSKRLRRFHVDMSGFAFNSTILWDPKRWRCHTSVPIRQLETVKEGLQETTFIQQVVEDESQMEGKPAGCSRIINWHLHLHLEAHHFVYPRGWLLQKNLNVVLPIN, from the exons ATGGCGTCGATCCGACGGGCTTTATCGCCGTACGACGATCAGCCGTACCATAACGGCGAGAGTCCGTACTCGCCGAAGCTCTTCCCCAGCTCCAGGTACTCGTCGCCGCTGAATGAGTTTGCGGCTCGATTCTGGCGATTCCTCGGGTATCCGCCGCGGAAAGGTCAGCACAGCTGGCGACGGGCGTTCTACAGGtgcttgttcttcttcttcttgggtTTCTTGCTAGGATTGACGACCTTCGGTCACGTCGACGACGACGGTAGTAGCAGGCCCGACTTCTTCGAGATCACGCCCCCTCTCGTCAACGTTCACCGAAGCGACGTCGTTGACCGCGAAGCCTCCGAGGCCAATCGTCTCTCTGTTGGCTTGCGCGAAGCCTCGGAGTCCAATAGTCTCTTTGTTGGCGAGCGCGAAGCCTCGGAATCCAATAGTCTTTCTGTTGGCGAGGTGAGCTTCGAGGGGAGGATGAAGTCCGATTTGGTGCCGATGAAGCAGCTGATTGTGGTGACGCCAACGCACGGCCGGGCGCTCCAGGCCTACTTCTTGAGCCGGCTGGGCCAAGTCCTACGGCTAGTGCCGCCGCCGCTCCTGTGGATTGTGGTGGAGACGAACTCGGCGTCGATGGAGACGGCGGAAATACTGAGGAAAACCGGAGTGATGTACAGGCACTTGGTGTGCGCTAACAACTCCACTAACGTGAAGGACAGGGGTGTGCATCAGAGGAACGCTGGGTTGGAGCACATTGAGCGCCATAGACTCGACGGCATCGTTTACTTTGCCGACGACGATAACATATATTCCCTACAGCTGTTCCATAGCTTGAGAGAAATTGG CCGGTTTGGCACTTGGCCTGTTGCTATGCTTGAACAAAGCAAAAACAAGACCATTTTGGAAGGTCCAGTGTGCAACGGAAGTCAAGTAATCGGATGGCACACAAACGTGAAAAGTAAGAGACTTCGGAGGTTTCATGTTGATATGTCAGGATTTGCTTTCAACAGTACAATCTTGTGGGATCCAAAGAGATGGAGATGCCACACCTCAGTTCCAATTCGACAGTTGGAGACAGTCAAGGAGGGTTTACAG GAGACCACATTTATACAGCAAGTGGTGGAAGATGAAAGTCAAATGGAAGGTAAACCAGCTGGTTGTTCAAGGATAATAAACtggcatcttcatcttcatttggaAGCTCATCATTTTGTTTATCCTAGAGGCTGGCTACTTCAGAAAAACCTCAATGTTGTGCTCCCAATTAACTGA
- the LOC108993133 gene encoding probable beta-1,4-xylosyltransferase IRX9H isoform X2, with translation MASIRRALSPYDDQPYHNGESPYSPKLFPSSRYSSPLNEFAARFWRFLGYPPRKGQHSWRRAFYRCLFFFFLGFLLGLTTFGHVDDDGSSRPDFFEITPPLVNVHRSDVVDREASEANRLSVGLREASESNSLFVGEREASESNSLSVGEVSFEGRMKSDLVPMKQLIVVTPTHGRALQAYFLSRLGQVLRLVPPPLLWIVVETNSASMETAEILRKTGVMYRHLVCANNSTNVKDRGVHQRNAGLEHIERHRLDGIVYFADDDNIYSLQLFHSLREIGRFGTWPVAMLEQSKNKTILEGPVCNGSQVIGWHTNVKSKRLRRFHVDMSGFAFNSTILWDPKRWRCHTSVPIRQLETVKEGLQETTFIQQVVEDESQMEGITCALPGTSKKIVGVLMELALYMMLALHEKIKQWPS, from the exons ATGGCGTCGATCCGACGGGCTTTATCGCCGTACGACGATCAGCCGTACCATAACGGCGAGAGTCCGTACTCGCCGAAGCTCTTCCCCAGCTCCAGGTACTCGTCGCCGCTGAATGAGTTTGCGGCTCGATTCTGGCGATTCCTCGGGTATCCGCCGCGGAAAGGTCAGCACAGCTGGCGACGGGCGTTCTACAGGtgcttgttcttcttcttcttgggtTTCTTGCTAGGATTGACGACCTTCGGTCACGTCGACGACGACGGTAGTAGCAGGCCCGACTTCTTCGAGATCACGCCCCCTCTCGTCAACGTTCACCGAAGCGACGTCGTTGACCGCGAAGCCTCCGAGGCCAATCGTCTCTCTGTTGGCTTGCGCGAAGCCTCGGAGTCCAATAGTCTCTTTGTTGGCGAGCGCGAAGCCTCGGAATCCAATAGTCTTTCTGTTGGCGAGGTGAGCTTCGAGGGGAGGATGAAGTCCGATTTGGTGCCGATGAAGCAGCTGATTGTGGTGACGCCAACGCACGGCCGGGCGCTCCAGGCCTACTTCTTGAGCCGGCTGGGCCAAGTCCTACGGCTAGTGCCGCCGCCGCTCCTGTGGATTGTGGTGGAGACGAACTCGGCGTCGATGGAGACGGCGGAAATACTGAGGAAAACCGGAGTGATGTACAGGCACTTGGTGTGCGCTAACAACTCCACTAACGTGAAGGACAGGGGTGTGCATCAGAGGAACGCTGGGTTGGAGCACATTGAGCGCCATAGACTCGACGGCATCGTTTACTTTGCCGACGACGATAACATATATTCCCTACAGCTGTTCCATAGCTTGAGAGAAATTGG CCGGTTTGGCACTTGGCCTGTTGCTATGCTTGAACAAAGCAAAAACAAGACCATTTTGGAAGGTCCAGTGTGCAACGGAAGTCAAGTAATCGGATGGCACACAAACGTGAAAAGTAAGAGACTTCGGAGGTTTCATGTTGATATGTCAGGATTTGCTTTCAACAGTACAATCTTGTGGGATCCAAAGAGATGGAGATGCCACACCTCAGTTCCAATTCGACAGTTGGAGACAGTCAAGGAGGGTTTACAG GAGACCACATTTATACAGCAAGTGGTGGAAGATGAAAGTCAAATGGAAG GTATTACTTGTGCTCTGCCGGGAACATCAAAGAAAATAGTCGGGGTTCTTATGGAACTTGCTCTGTATATGATGTTGGCATTGCATGAAAAAATCAAGCAATGGCCATCTTAG